A region from the Pseudomonadota bacterium genome encodes:
- a CDS encoding cytochrome C yields MNKGKYLLGFVCILAVSIVFIYSTRILGSGQISDVSSRSRSDVIQIDKMTAFGRLEKPPVEFLHNAHTEALAKKKMDCTACHLTDNDRIFLKFKRIKDTDRIEVMNIYHKGCISCHGEMKAAGEKAGPVECDGCHKEKTLYSSSGQPMGFDKSLHFRHSEVQDKKCERCHHEYDEKAKKLFYAKGKEGTCRYCHQTETKDNLISMRLASHIACIDCHRKNLSKKIAAGPVNCLGCHDREAQQKIKKISPVPRMDMKQPDIALLKTAKKGSGVDTMSLNRMNFVPFDHKAHESYNDSCRICHHESLKPCNECHTLAGIKEGKEVNLEKAMHQVNTGRSCQGCHVLKQDDENCAGCHAFMGKTSRTEDELCLQCHMVPVSEKKKLLKPDDEKMLATAKLLSRTPVTGTYNENDIPEKVIIKNLSNKYEAVDFPHRKIINTLVSNIKDNKLAGYFHSQEGTICQGCHHNSPVSKKPPQCGNCHGKAFDEKNPLKPGIMGAYHLQCIGCHKEMDIKKPAGCTDCHKKIKDKM; encoded by the coding sequence ATGAATAAGGGGAAATATCTGCTGGGTTTTGTCTGTATTTTAGCGGTTTCCATTGTTTTTATATACAGCACCCGCATCCTTGGGTCAGGGCAGATTTCAGATGTTTCATCCCGGTCAAGGTCAGATGTAATTCAAATCGATAAAATGACTGCTTTTGGCAGACTTGAAAAACCGCCTGTTGAATTTCTTCACAACGCTCATACCGAAGCCCTGGCCAAAAAGAAAATGGATTGTACAGCCTGCCATTTAACCGATAATGACCGGATTTTTCTCAAATTTAAGCGAATCAAGGATACTGACAGGATAGAGGTGATGAATATTTATCATAAAGGATGCATTTCCTGTCATGGAGAAATGAAAGCAGCAGGGGAGAAAGCCGGGCCGGTTGAATGCGATGGCTGCCATAAGGAAAAAACACTATATTCATCTTCCGGACAGCCGATGGGCTTTGATAAATCCCTTCATTTCCGTCATTCGGAGGTGCAGGATAAAAAATGCGAACGGTGCCATCATGAATATGACGAAAAGGCAAAAAAACTTTTTTATGCAAAAGGTAAAGAAGGAACTTGCCGGTATTGCCATCAGACTGAAACAAAAGATAATTTGATTTCAATGCGCCTGGCTTCACATATTGCCTGCATAGATTGCCACAGGAAAAATCTTTCCAAAAAGATAGCTGCCGGTCCTGTAAACTGTTTGGGGTGCCATGATCGTGAAGCACAACAAAAAATTAAAAAAATATCTCCGGTTCCTCGAATGGATATGAAACAGCCTGATATTGCTTTGCTCAAGACCGCCAAAAAAGGCAGCGGTGTCGATACCATGAGCTTAAACAGGATGAATTTTGTTCCTTTTGATCATAAGGCTCATGAGTCCTATAACGATTCCTGCAGGATCTGTCATCATGAAAGCCTCAAGCCGTGTAATGAATGCCATACTCTTGCCGGAATAAAAGAGGGCAAAGAGGTAAATCTTGAAAAAGCCATGCACCAGGTTAACACAGGCAGAAGCTGTCAGGGTTGCCATGTTTTAAAGCAGGATGATGAAAACTGTGCAGGTTGCCATGCCTTCATGGGAAAGACAAGCAGGACAGAAGATGAGTTATGCCTTCAGTGTCATATGGTACCGGTGTCTGAAAAGAAAAAATTATTAAAACCGGACGACGAAAAAATGTTGGCAACTGCAAAGCTACTTTCAAGAACCCCTGTTACCGGCACTTATAATGAAAACGATATTCCGGAAAAAGTTATTATAAAGAATCTTTCCAACAAGTATGAGGCGGTTGATTTTCCGCATCGCAAGATTATTAATACTCTTGTAAGCAATATCAAAGATAACAAACTTGCAGGATATTTTCACAGCCAGGAAGGAACAATTTGCCAGGGATGTCATCATAACAGCCCTGTTTCCAAGAAGCCGCCTCAATGCGGAAATTGTCATGGCAAAGCCTTTGATGAAAAGAATCCATTAAAACCCGGAATAATGGGTGCATATCATCTGCAGTGCATAGGTTGCCATAAAGAGATGGATATCAAAAAACCTGCCGGGTGTACTGATTGTCATAAAAAAATTAAAGATAAAATGTAA
- a CDS encoding 4Fe-4S dicluster domain-containing protein, which translates to MSRRKFLGWIGAAGIGSTVGKSALASGNKHFEGYPGSFGVLHDISRCVGCRSCEAACNKVNDLPVPDKAFTDISVLDEKRRTTSKAYTVVNRYDVAGKKEPVFRKNQCNHCLEPACASVCFVRAFKKTPTGAVTYDPNVCVGCRYCMIACPFEIPAYEYNKALEPRVMKCTMCYPRISKGQLPGCVEACPVEALTFGKREDLLMIARERIRKYPDRYINHIYGETEMGGTNWLYISGVAFSDIGMREDLGVTPAPELTSGALAAVPVVAGLWPVLLMGIYAISKRKESISQQEIEDAVRAVSDKADSELAQALAKARKEQEAAVRKEVRKALEEAARSRDKEDI; encoded by the coding sequence ATATCACGAAGGAAGTTTCTGGGCTGGATTGGTGCGGCAGGTATAGGTTCTACTGTGGGCAAATCGGCTCTTGCTTCCGGCAATAAACATTTTGAGGGCTATCCCGGGAGTTTCGGTGTGTTGCATGACATTAGCCGATGTGTCGGATGCCGGAGTTGCGAGGCGGCCTGCAACAAGGTAAATGATCTTCCTGTTCCCGATAAAGCATTTACGGATATTAGCGTTTTGGATGAAAAAAGGAGAACAACCTCAAAGGCATACACAGTGGTTAATAGATATGATGTTGCTGGTAAAAAAGAACCGGTTTTCAGAAAAAATCAGTGTAATCATTGCCTTGAGCCTGCCTGTGCATCCGTATGTTTTGTCAGGGCTTTCAAAAAAACGCCAACAGGCGCTGTTACCTATGATCCCAACGTGTGCGTGGGATGCCGTTATTGCATGATAGCCTGCCCTTTTGAGATTCCGGCATATGAATACAATAAAGCGCTTGAGCCGCGTGTAATGAAATGCACCATGTGCTATCCCAGGATATCCAAGGGGCAACTTCCCGGATGTGTCGAAGCCTGTCCGGTTGAAGCACTGACTTTTGGGAAACGGGAGGATTTGCTTATGATAGCGCGTGAACGTATCCGAAAATACCCGGACAGATATATTAATCATATATATGGCGAGACCGAAATGGGTGGCACAAACTGGCTGTATATTTCAGGCGTAGCCTTTTCAGATATCGGGATGCGTGAAGACCTCGGTGTTACGCCTGCTCCCGAGTTGACTTCCGGAGCTCTTGCGGCTGTTCCTGTTGTTGCCGGCTTATGGCCTGTGCTTTTGATGGGAATATACGCCATATCAAAACGCAAAGAAAGTATTTCGCAGCAGGAGATTGAAGATGCCGTCCGGGCTGTTTCGGATAAGGCTGATTCAGAACTGGCCCAAGCCCTGGCAAAGGCTCGGAAAGAACAAGAGGCTGCCGTTAGAAAAGAGGTCAGGAAAGCTCTTGAAGAGGCTGCCCGGTCCCGAGACAAGGAGGATATCTGA